In Pedobacter sp. WC2423, the following are encoded in one genomic region:
- the recJ gene encoding single-stranded-DNA-specific exonuclease RecJ codes for MKKRWVQAVKGKAETTDSLAQQLNIDTSLAEILVQRGISSFQEAKDFFRPQLTQLHDPFLMKDMDKAIARIDLALAAGENIMIYGDYDVDGTTSVALAYSFFSQFTSAIEYYIPDRHKEGYGISTAGIDHAKAQGITLIIALDCGIKSNDKIDYANNLGIDFIICDHHLPGDELPAAIAILDPKRLDCPYPFKELAGCGIGFKLAQAYCLTHNLPAENYERYLDLVMVSIAADIVPINEENRTLAYYGLIKLNTNPCTGLKALMDSCGKNKDFTITDVVFTLAPRINAAGRMDHGNQAVKMLLCTADTLAAEQSLFINLQNTDRKTTDQHITAAALALIDESEILINKKTTVVYNDQWNKGVIGIVASRLTEKYYRPTIVLTLSNGMLTGSARSVPGYDLYEALLGCADLLEQFGGHKFAAGMTIKPENIEAFAERFETVVAATITENLLCPEILIDNEISLAQIDGKFQRILAQMAPFGPVNPAPVFVSHNVFYVGRPYIVGAKHLKLSIKQQNSSIFETIGFGLAEFEQLLKPDQPFSVCYTIEENVWKEQKRLQLNIKAIEINNQSYK; via the coding sequence ATGAAGAAAAGATGGGTGCAGGCCGTAAAGGGTAAAGCAGAAACAACAGATTCGCTTGCACAGCAATTAAATATAGATACAAGTTTAGCTGAAATATTAGTACAACGTGGTATCTCCTCTTTTCAGGAAGCTAAAGACTTTTTCAGGCCGCAACTCACACAATTACATGATCCTTTTTTAATGAAGGATATGGATAAAGCCATCGCCAGAATCGATCTTGCACTGGCTGCCGGAGAAAATATCATGATATACGGAGATTATGATGTAGACGGAACAACCTCAGTGGCTCTTGCTTACAGCTTTTTCAGTCAGTTTACTTCAGCGATTGAATATTATATTCCTGACCGGCATAAAGAAGGATATGGAATTTCTACTGCAGGGATTGATCATGCAAAAGCGCAGGGGATTACCCTGATTATTGCACTGGACTGCGGAATTAAATCAAATGATAAGATTGATTATGCAAATAACCTTGGTATAGATTTTATCATTTGTGATCACCATTTACCAGGTGATGAACTACCGGCGGCAATCGCCATCCTTGATCCTAAAAGATTGGATTGCCCTTATCCTTTTAAAGAACTTGCAGGCTGCGGAATTGGTTTTAAACTGGCTCAGGCTTATTGCCTGACGCACAATCTTCCGGCAGAAAATTACGAAAGATATCTTGATCTGGTTATGGTTTCCATTGCTGCGGATATTGTCCCGATCAATGAGGAGAACCGTACCCTGGCTTATTATGGGCTGATCAAATTAAATACAAACCCTTGCACAGGGTTGAAAGCATTAATGGATAGCTGCGGTAAAAACAAAGATTTTACCATTACCGATGTTGTATTTACTTTAGCACCACGGATTAATGCAGCCGGAAGGATGGATCACGGTAATCAGGCCGTTAAAATGTTATTGTGCACAGCGGATACACTGGCTGCAGAACAAAGTCTTTTCATTAACCTGCAGAATACAGACCGGAAAACTACAGATCAGCATATTACCGCAGCAGCATTAGCACTGATCGATGAATCTGAAATCCTGATCAATAAAAAAACAACAGTAGTTTACAACGACCAGTGGAATAAAGGGGTAATTGGCATTGTCGCTTCCCGCCTGACGGAAAAATATTACAGACCTACCATAGTTTTAACATTATCCAATGGAATGCTGACAGGATCGGCACGTTCGGTACCGGGTTACGATTTATATGAGGCGCTTTTAGGTTGTGCCGATTTACTGGAACAATTTGGCGGACATAAGTTCGCAGCCGGAATGACAATTAAGCCTGAAAATATTGAAGCTTTCGCCGAAAGGTTTGAAACAGTGGTTGCGGCAACCATAACAGAAAATTTACTTTGTCCGGAGATTTTGATTGACAATGAAATTTCATTGGCTCAGATTGATGGCAAATTTCAGCGTATACTCGCTCAGATGGCACCTTTTGGCCCGGTTAACCCAGCTCCGGTATTTGTAAGCCATAATGTATTTTATGTGGGAAGACCTTATATTGTAGGGGCAAAACATTTAAAGTTGAGTATTAAACAACAAAATTCCAGTATTTTTGAGACCATTGGATTCGGGCTGGCAGAATTTGAGCAACTATTAAAACCTGATCAACCTTTCTCTGTTTGTTATACAATAGAAGAAAATGTGTGGAAAGAGCAGAAGCGTTTGCAATTGAATATTAAAGCAATAGAGATAAATAACCAATCATATAAATGA
- the lptB gene encoding LPS export ABC transporter ATP-binding protein, whose amino-acid sequence MILRADNLIKKYKQRTVVNDVSFSVSQGEIVGLLGPNGAGKTTSFYMIVGLIKPNEGHIYLDDEDITKDAMYRRAQKGIGYLAQEASVFRKLSVEDNILSILEMTTMTRVERQEKLEELIDEFSLHKVRRNRGDLLSGGERRRTEIARALAASPNFILLDEPFAGVDPIAVEEIQTIVAKLRNKNIGILITDHNVQETLSITDRAYLLFEGKILESGTPEVLAANEMVRKVYLGSNFVLRSKNL is encoded by the coding sequence ATGATATTAAGAGCTGATAATCTTATAAAAAAATACAAACAGCGGACAGTCGTCAACGATGTTTCGTTTAGTGTGAGTCAGGGGGAAATTGTAGGATTACTCGGCCCTAATGGAGCGGGAAAGACCACTTCCTTTTATATGATTGTAGGATTGATCAAACCTAATGAAGGTCATATCTATCTGGATGATGAAGACATCACCAAGGATGCAATGTACCGCAGGGCACAAAAAGGAATTGGTTATTTAGCACAGGAAGCTTCTGTTTTCAGAAAACTGTCTGTTGAAGATAATATCCTGTCGATTCTGGAGATGACCACCATGACCAGAGTAGAACGTCAGGAAAAACTGGAAGAGTTAATTGATGAATTCAGTTTGCACAAAGTGAGAAGAAACCGTGGTGACCTTTTATCAGGAGGGGAACGCCGCAGAACAGAAATTGCCAGAGCACTGGCAGCAAGCCCTAATTTTATTTTACTGGATGAACCATTTGCAGGGGTAGACCCTATTGCAGTAGAGGAAATCCAGACTATCGTAGCCAAATTAAGAAATAAAAATATCGGTATCCTGATTACTGACCATAATGTTCAGGAAACACTTTCCATTACTGACCGGGCTTATCTCCTATTTGAAGGTAAAATACTCGAGTCTGGTACTCCCGAAGTACTGGCCGCCAATGAAATGGTAAGAAAGGTCTACCTGGGTTCCAATTTTGTACTTCGCAGTAAAAACTTATAA